In one Lycium barbarum isolate Lr01 chromosome 7, ASM1917538v2, whole genome shotgun sequence genomic region, the following are encoded:
- the LOC132603650 gene encoding protein LURP-one-related 12-like: MEEGKAAEVIEDALIGYKEEETNLTVLKTSLFFTGDGFAAYDCKGEMVFRVDTYNPDSRDQVELVLMDASGKSLLTIRRKRPSLHQRWEGYLGEIIEGQKPIFSVRRSSMMGSSTVTVEGYNNNAEEEYVIDGSFAERSCTFLNAEKESVAEIRRKVDANCDNVMLDKDVFSLSVKPGFDGAFAMGLVLVLDQILADDCVSDEDPIADDPLFSS; encoded by the exons ATGGAGGAGGGTAAAGCTGCTGAAGTAATAGAAGATGCATTAATAGGGTACAAAGAAGAAGAGACTAATCTCACTGTTCTCAAAACCTCTCTTTTCTTTACGGGAGATGGATTTGCCGCATATGACTGTAAAGGAGAAATGGTGTTCAGAGTGGACACATATAATCCGGACTCACGTGACCAGGTTGAACTTGTTCTCATGGATGCTTCTGGTAAATCCCTTCTCACTATTCGAAGAAAG AGACCAAGTCTGCATCAAAGATGGGAAGGCTACTTAGGAGAAATAATAGAAGGACAAAAGCCAATATTCAGTGTTCGAAGATCCTCAATGATGGGAAGTTCAACTGTTACAGTAGAGGGTTACAACAATAATGCTGAAGAAGAGTATGTGATAGACGGGTCATTTGCAGAGAGGAGTTGCACATTCTTAAACGCAGAGAAAGAATCTGTTGCTGAAATTCGACGTAAAGTTGATGCTAATTGTGATAATGTGATGCTTGACAAAGATGTTTTCTCTTTAAGTGTCAAGCCTGGTTTTGATGGTGCCTTTGCTATGGGATTGGTCCTTGTGCTTGATCAAATTCTTGCTGATGATTGTGTTAGTGATGAGGACCCCATTGCTGATGATCCCCTCTTTTCGTCTTGA